A stretch of Cynocephalus volans isolate mCynVol1 chromosome 9, mCynVol1.pri, whole genome shotgun sequence DNA encodes these proteins:
- the LOC134386031 gene encoding small ribosomal subunit protein eS1, with product MAVGKNKRLTKGGKKGAKKKVVDPFSKKDWYDVKAPAMFNIRNIGKTLVTRTQGTKIASDGLKGRVFEVSLADLQNDEVAFRKFKLITEDVQGKNCLTNFHGMDLTRDKMCSMVKKWQTMIEAHVDVKTTDGYLLRLFCVGFTKKRNNQIRKTSYAQHQQVRQIRKKMMEIMTREVQTNDLKEVVNKLIPDSIGKDIEKACQSIYPLHDVFVRKVKMLKKPKFELGKLMELHGEGSSSGKATGDETGAKVERADGYEPPVQESV from the coding sequence ATGGCGGTTGGCAAGAACAAGCGCCTTACTAAAGGCGGCAAAAAGGGAGCCAAGAAGAAAGTGGTTGATCCATTTTCTAAGAAAGATTGGTATGATGTGAAGGCGCCTGCTATGTTCAATATAAGAAATATTGGAAAAACACTAGTCACCAGGACTCAAGGAACCAAAATCGCATCTGATGGCCTCAAAGGTCGTGTGTTTGAAGTGAGCCTTGCTGATCTGCAGAATGATGAAGTTGCTTTTAGAAAATTCAAGCTAATTACTGAGGATGTTCAAGGCAAAAACTGCCTGACTAACTTCCATGGCATGGATCTTACTCGTGACAAAATGTGTTCCATGGTCAAAAAATGGCAGACCATGATTGAAGCTCATGTTGATGTCAAGACTACAGATGGTTATTTGCTTCGTCTTTTCTGTGTTGGTTTTACTAAAAAGCGCAACAATCAGATACGGAAGACTTCTTATGCTCAGCACCAACAGGTCCGCCAAATCCGGAAAAAGATGATGGAAATCATGACCCGAGAGGTGCAGACCAATGACTTGAAAGAAGTGGTCAATAAATTGATTCCAGACAGCATtggaaaagacatagaaaaggCTTGCCAGTCTATTTATCCTCTTCATGATGTCTTtgttagaaaagtaaaaatgctgAAGAAGCCCAAGTTTGAATTGGGAAAACTCATGGAGCTTCATGGTGAAGGTAGTAGTTCTGGAAAAGCTACTGGAGATGAAACAGGTGCTAAAGTTGAACGAGCTGATGGATATGAACCACCAGTCCAAGAATCTGTTTAA